One Synechococcus sp. JA-2-3B'a(2-13) genomic window carries:
- a CDS encoding aminotransferase class V-fold PLP-dependent enzyme — translation MPFFSNLGSDSPHFGAALSACAPLCERSLWGLDPQAVFLNHGSYGATPKKVLQAQSVWRERLEAQPVQFMGEELPRALRAAAAELAHFVGAEPENLVFVENATSGVNAVLRSLRFRPEDQIACTNHGYGAVRQALQYICAQWGAIPVEAQIPFPIAGPEQVIAAFEAILTPQTRLAVLDHLTSPTALIYPLPELIGLCRERGIPVLVDGAHAPGVLPLELEKLGADWYTGNAHKWLFAPKGCAFLWVAPYRQAQTHPTVISHGYRQGFTAEFDWVGTRDPSAWLAISAALAFIQGVGLDNIRQHNHTLLLQARQLLLEALEGIPPAPEKMLGFMATLPLPPFWQQWIPELPLEERARRLHDYLWYKYRIEVPIIPFAGQLWVRISAQVYNRLAEYEQLALALQHLP, via the coding sequence ATGCCTTTCTTCTCCAACCTGGGATCCGATTCTCCCCACTTTGGCGCTGCCCTCAGTGCTTGTGCGCCACTTTGCGAACGCTCCTTGTGGGGACTGGATCCGCAAGCCGTTTTTTTGAATCACGGCTCCTACGGCGCGACCCCGAAAAAGGTGTTGCAGGCCCAGAGTGTATGGCGGGAACGCCTTGAGGCTCAGCCGGTGCAGTTTATGGGAGAGGAACTTCCTCGAGCCTTGCGGGCGGCGGCAGCAGAACTGGCCCATTTCGTCGGGGCCGAACCCGAAAATTTGGTGTTTGTGGAAAATGCCACCAGCGGGGTCAATGCCGTTTTGCGCTCGCTGCGGTTCCGGCCAGAGGATCAGATCGCCTGCACCAATCACGGTTACGGGGCCGTTCGTCAGGCATTGCAGTACATCTGTGCCCAGTGGGGAGCCATCCCAGTTGAGGCGCAGATCCCTTTCCCCATTGCGGGGCCAGAGCAGGTTATCGCGGCCTTCGAGGCCATCCTCACTCCCCAAACTCGCCTGGCGGTGTTGGATCACCTCACCTCGCCTACGGCTCTGATCTACCCCCTGCCTGAGCTGATCGGCCTCTGTCGGGAGCGCGGGATCCCGGTTTTGGTGGATGGCGCCCATGCCCCCGGAGTTCTCCCCTTGGAGTTGGAAAAGCTAGGAGCCGATTGGTACACCGGCAATGCCCACAAGTGGCTGTTTGCCCCGAAAGGCTGTGCCTTTTTGTGGGTGGCCCCCTATCGACAGGCCCAAACCCATCCTACGGTGATCTCCCACGGCTATAGGCAAGGGTTCACAGCGGAGTTCGACTGGGTGGGCACACGGGATCCCAGCGCTTGGTTGGCCATTTCAGCAGCCCTGGCGTTTATCCAAGGGGTGGGACTGGACAATATCCGTCAGCACAACCACACTCTGCTGCTGCAGGCGCGGCAGTTGCTCTTGGAGGCTCTTGAGGGGATCCCGCCCGCCCCCGAAAAGATGTTGGGCTTTATGGCCACCCTACCCTTGCCGCCATTTTGGCAGCAGTGGATCCCTGAGCTTCCTCTTGAGGAGCGCGCCCGTCGGCTTCACGATTACCTCTGGTACAAGTACCGCATTGAGGTTCCGATCATCCCCTTCGCCGGGCAGCTTTGGGTACGCATCTCGGCCCAGGTCTACAACCGTTTGGCAGAGTACGAACAGTTGGCGCTGGCCTTGCAGCATCTGCCCTGA
- a CDS encoding RNA-guided endonuclease InsQ/TnpB family protein has protein sequence MSQVLTISCKLKASQSQAAKLDATLEAFGQALNWVNQNTPEKIVNAVKLQSLCYYEIRARFGLSSNLAQQVCRRVAGARKVARQRNRPIKEFKRRFVTYDARIFSFREKDWTVSLTTVEGRERFELAIGNYQRGMLAGSNPKSATLVQRKDGSYDIQICVEKNPPKQQDTDRVIGVDLGRTDIAHTSEGDNWNGQQLNRVRDHYSKLRAALQRKASKGTRSSRRRCRELLQRLSGKERRFQSRQRCVAKTWVNHRISKAIVSRAKATNSAIALEDLTGIRERVNQQPRSKAERRRTNSWAFYQLRQFLEYKARVAGVALILVPPAYTSQTCHKCLHIHPDPAQSYRSGKSFKCGHCGWEGDADLNGANVIALLGAVVNQPRGPGLFCSLVEQNRLRATESPLRTA, from the coding sequence ATGAGCCAAGTCCTGACCATATCCTGTAAGCTCAAGGCGTCCCAGTCGCAAGCCGCCAAATTGGACGCGACTTTGGAGGCTTTTGGCCAAGCCTTGAACTGGGTCAACCAGAACACGCCGGAGAAGATCGTCAACGCGGTCAAACTGCAATCCCTTTGCTACTACGAGATTCGAGCCCGGTTCGGCTTGTCCAGTAACTTGGCTCAACAGGTGTGCAGACGGGTGGCAGGCGCTCGCAAAGTGGCGAGACAGCGCAACCGTCCGATTAAAGAGTTCAAGCGTAGGTTCGTTACCTACGACGCACGTATCTTCTCATTCCGCGAGAAAGACTGGACGGTGTCGCTGACCACGGTTGAAGGGAGAGAACGCTTTGAGCTAGCCATTGGTAACTACCAGAGGGGAATGCTGGCTGGCTCTAACCCCAAATCGGCCACCCTAGTCCAGCGGAAAGACGGCTCCTACGACATCCAGATTTGCGTAGAGAAAAACCCGCCCAAGCAACAAGATACCGACAGGGTGATCGGGGTGGACTTGGGCAGGACGGATATCGCCCATACGTCAGAGGGGGACAACTGGAATGGACAGCAGTTGAACCGAGTCCGCGACCACTACTCCAAGCTGAGGGCGGCACTCCAACGCAAAGCCAGTAAGGGCACACGCAGTTCGCGGCGCAGATGCAGAGAACTGTTGCAACGGCTGTCTGGCAAGGAGAGACGCTTTCAGTCGCGTCAGCGTTGCGTAGCAAAAACGTGGGTCAATCATCGCATCTCCAAAGCTATTGTCTCTAGGGCAAAAGCTACCAACAGCGCTATTGCTCTGGAAGACCTGACAGGGATCCGGGAAAGGGTCAATCAACAGCCACGCAGCAAAGCCGAGCGGCGTAGGACCAACAGTTGGGCGTTCTACCAACTACGTCAGTTTCTGGAGTACAAGGCGAGGGTTGCAGGGGTTGCTCTGATTCTTGTGCCGCCCGCCTACACGTCGCAGACCTGCCACAAGTGTTTACACATCCATCCCGATCCTGCGCAATCCTACCGCAGTGGCAAGTCGTTCAAGTGTGGGCACTGTGGATGGGAAGGGGATGCGGATTTGAATGGTGCGAATGTGATTGCGCTCTTGGGGGCTGTCGTAAACCAGCCTAGAGGTCCGGGCTTGTTTTGTTCTCTGGTAGAGCAGAACAGGCTCAGGGCTACTGAAAGCCCGCTCCGTACCGCTTAG